The following proteins are co-located in the Paludibaculum fermentans genome:
- a CDS encoding J domain-containing protein codes for MTSASVNYYDLLQIHPKAEPETIQRVYKIFAARYHPDNRETGDAERFRLYREAYEVLSDPAAREQYDLKLELTQPDALPVFQSKEFTDGIDAEAKIRIGILCLLYAKRRANPDYSALSMLDLEHLMAFPREHLQFAMWYLKAKKFVTQDDRSSFIVTAEGVDYLETQLPGNDLLYRIFRASESGVMIYPKALLNSKNR; via the coding sequence ATGACCTCCGCCTCGGTGAACTACTACGACCTGCTTCAGATCCACCCTAAGGCCGAGCCCGAGACCATCCAGCGCGTCTACAAGATCTTCGCCGCCCGCTACCACCCCGACAACCGCGAAACCGGCGACGCCGAACGCTTCCGCCTCTACCGCGAAGCCTACGAGGTCCTCAGCGACCCCGCTGCCCGCGAACAGTACGACCTGAAACTGGAACTCACCCAGCCCGACGCCCTCCCCGTCTTCCAGTCCAAGGAGTTCACCGACGGCATCGACGCGGAAGCCAAAATCCGCATCGGCATCCTCTGCCTGCTCTACGCCAAACGTCGCGCCAACCCGGACTACTCCGCCCTCTCGATGCTCGACCTGGAGCACCTCATGGCCTTCCCGCGCGAGCACCTCCAGTTCGCCATGTGGTACCTGAAAGCGAAGAAGTTCGTCACCCAGGACGACCGCAGCAGCTTCATCGTCACGGCCGAAGGCGTCGACTACCTGGAAACCCAACTCCCCGGCAACGATCTCCTCTACAGGATCTTCCGCGCCTCCGAGTCGGGCGTCATGATCTATCCCAAGGCGCTGCTCAACAGCAAGAACCGCTAA
- a CDS encoding ABC transporter ATP-binding protein, whose translation MKPRRNQLLLGLGLIFISRSAGLVLPSSTKYLVDDIIGKHKPELLTPLILAVLAATTVQGVTSFWLTQLLSKSAQKLIAELRCKVQSHVGRLPVTYFDTNKSGQLVSRIMNDVEGVRNLVGTGLVEFVGGLLTAFLAFFMLLRISPLLTMLALAVVLTFSLVLQRAFKTLRPIFRERGKITAEVTGRLTESLGGIRVIKGYHAEEREETVFRAGAQRILDNVLQSLTGVSLMSLSATVLLGLVGALVMFVGGRQILNGTLTLGGFVTFTAFLAILVAPVFQIVGIGTQLTEALAGLERTREILNEQAEDADPNRTAVMGPIRGDVLFEDVHFSYEEGKEVLHGVSFHAPPGTVTALVGSSGSGKSTTIGLISAFHAPTTGTVLVDGQDLSKVRLSSYRTQLGVVLQETFLFDGTIRENVAFARPHATEAEIMEACRIARVDEFAERFPEGYETVVGERGVKLSGGQKQRVSIARAILADPRILILDEATSSLDSETEALIQHGLGYLMQGRTTFVIAHRLSTIRRADQILVMEDGLLVEKGAHHELYANRGRYYDLYTRQHGIETNLFLAPGEGDTFDEPQAAK comes from the coding sequence ATGAAGCCGCGGCGGAATCAACTGCTGCTGGGGCTCGGGCTCATCTTTATCAGCCGCTCCGCCGGATTGGTGCTGCCCAGTTCCACCAAGTACCTGGTCGACGACATCATCGGCAAGCACAAGCCGGAACTGCTGACGCCGCTGATTCTGGCGGTTCTGGCGGCGACCACGGTCCAGGGCGTAACGTCCTTTTGGCTCACACAGTTACTGTCGAAGTCGGCCCAGAAGCTGATCGCGGAACTGCGCTGCAAAGTGCAGTCTCACGTCGGCCGGTTGCCGGTCACTTACTTCGATACCAACAAGAGCGGCCAGCTCGTCTCGCGGATCATGAACGACGTGGAAGGGGTCCGCAACCTGGTGGGCACCGGCCTGGTGGAATTCGTCGGCGGACTGCTGACGGCGTTCCTGGCGTTCTTCATGCTGCTGCGGATCAGCCCGTTATTGACCATGCTGGCACTGGCCGTCGTTTTGACCTTTTCGCTGGTTTTACAGCGGGCGTTCAAGACTCTTCGCCCTATCTTTCGGGAGCGTGGCAAGATCACGGCTGAGGTCACCGGGCGATTGACGGAGTCACTGGGCGGCATCCGGGTGATCAAGGGATACCATGCCGAGGAGCGGGAAGAGACCGTCTTCCGGGCCGGCGCGCAGCGGATCCTGGACAACGTGCTGCAGTCACTGACGGGCGTTTCCCTGATGAGCCTGTCGGCCACGGTCCTTCTAGGTCTGGTGGGCGCGCTGGTGATGTTTGTTGGCGGGCGGCAGATCCTGAACGGCACCTTGACCCTGGGCGGCTTCGTAACCTTTACCGCCTTCCTCGCCATCCTGGTCGCCCCGGTCTTCCAGATCGTGGGTATTGGGACGCAGTTGACCGAGGCGCTGGCCGGATTGGAACGGACTCGCGAGATCCTCAACGAGCAGGCGGAAGACGCCGATCCGAACCGGACCGCGGTGATGGGTCCGATTCGCGGCGATGTGCTGTTCGAGGACGTCCACTTCTCTTATGAGGAGGGCAAGGAAGTCCTGCACGGGGTCAGCTTCCATGCGCCGCCCGGGACGGTGACCGCACTGGTTGGGTCCTCCGGATCCGGCAAGTCCACCACCATCGGGCTGATCTCCGCCTTCCACGCCCCGACGACCGGCACGGTGCTGGTCGACGGGCAGGATCTCTCGAAGGTCCGGCTGTCGAGCTACCGCACGCAGTTGGGCGTCGTGCTGCAGGAGACGTTTCTGTTCGACGGGACGATCCGCGAGAATGTGGCCTTTGCGCGGCCGCATGCGACCGAGGCCGAGATCATGGAAGCCTGCCGCATTGCGCGCGTCGATGAATTTGCGGAACGGTTCCCGGAAGGGTACGAGACCGTGGTCGGCGAGCGGGGCGTCAAGCTGAGCGGCGGGCAGAAGCAGCGCGTCTCGATCGCCCGCGCGATCCTGGCGGATCCGCGGATCCTGATCCTGGACGAGGCGACGTCGAGCCTGGATAGCGAGACGGAAGCGCTGATCCAGCACGGGCTCGGCTACCTGATGCAGGGCCGCACCACGTTTGTCATTGCGCACCGCCTTTCGACGATCCGGCGGGCAGACCAGATCCTGGTGATGGAAGACGGCCTGCTGGTGGAGAAGGGCGCGCACCACGAGCTGTACGCCAATCGCGGGCGCTACTACGATCTGTATACGCGGCAGCACGGCATCGAAACCAACCTGTTCCTGGCGCCCGGCGAAGGGGATACTTTCGACGAACCGCAAGCGGCCAAATAG
- a CDS encoding 4Fe-4S binding protein, whose amino-acid sequence MSPAAGEIAEIQMAFAIGFQCIACGACHSTCPTGAIQRARPRFRIDPLLCTECVLFAGEPLCVTACPVRAIVELIPAPTTILNSTINGVTK is encoded by the coding sequence ATGTCTCCCGCCGCAGGGGAGATAGCGGAGATTCAGATGGCTTTTGCAATCGGGTTTCAATGTATCGCATGTGGAGCATGCCACTCAACGTGCCCAACCGGCGCCATCCAGCGAGCCAGGCCCCGCTTCCGCATCGACCCGCTCCTCTGCACGGAGTGCGTCCTCTTCGCCGGCGAACCCCTTTGCGTAACCGCATGTCCCGTCCGCGCCATCGTCGAGCTGATCCCGGCCCCTACCACCATTCTCAACAGCACTATAAACGGAGTCACAAAATGA
- a CDS encoding cupin domain-containing protein has translation MSEKYIFVNDLKDHSPLPENGILSRTLQNDTRTKVIQFTFAPGQELSAHTAPMPATIYIVSGEATLRLGEDTMEAAEGAFAYMTPLLEHGIQAKSEVVMLLTMIKNPPADPKP, from the coding sequence ATGAGTGAAAAATACATATTTGTCAACGACTTGAAGGACCATTCGCCGCTGCCCGAGAACGGCATCCTCAGCCGTACCCTGCAGAACGACACCCGAACCAAGGTGATCCAGTTCACCTTTGCCCCGGGCCAGGAACTCTCGGCCCATACGGCCCCCATGCCGGCCACAATTTACATCGTCAGCGGCGAAGCCACCCTCCGCCTGGGAGAGGACACCATGGAGGCCGCCGAAGGCGCTTTCGCCTACATGACCCCGCTCCTCGAGCACGGCATCCAGGCCAAATCCGAGGTCGTCATGCTCCTGACCATGATCAAGAACCCGCCCGCCGACCCCAAACCCTAA
- a CDS encoding TonB-dependent siderophore receptor produces the protein MRIRIKRRTAPRRDYAQRWPIAYRWLATGVLVAYTAVGSTVVANAQTGSSAQGPAAQALSLEVRRYDIPAGTLGEALAALETASGLQFEIRKSGIRDLASPGVSGLYTLQQALQQALKGTRVVYSNAGTGVVALDLEGLNSTLEVQERVLMTSPHYTEPLRNTPQTITVIPKELIEQQGATTLRDVLRNVPGLTMTAGEGGTPAGDNLNLRGFSARNDLFVDGSRDLGPQARDPFNMEQVEVVKGPQSAFTGRGSAGGSINMVSKAPGLKPVYGGSVMFGTDGTKRFSADVNTPVRFLGERTGFRLNLLSHDGGVAGRDVVNNQRWGFAPSLAFGLGSPTRLTLSYYKLKQDNIPDYGIPWVPNTNTVLTGYLDKPAPVPRETFYGLANRDYERLSSDMATVRFEHDFSDNLSFRNQFRYGKSKRDSLATPPRFLNTTSTTINREARAWYTEDDIYDNQADVRGTATTGKVRHAYNAGFVLTHEANLRTARTVTGTSTTTLLNPNAEDPFTGVYTNSPYIGDVKGNTQAVYAFDTLKFGRKWEASGGLRWERFDVDGVNTTPAAVTRVDKMLSGRTGLVFKPGEHGSLYASYGTSMNPSLEGLTYGVANTAIQPEKTYTVEGGSKWDLFGERLSLTGAVFRVDKTNARTPGLNPDDPPQVLQGTQRVSGLESGVSGKLTRNLSLFGAYTFMDAEIVKSNTPAEVGRAIQNAPQNSFNLWASYRYKRLMFGGGPRVVGKRYGNNTNTRWVDKYWTMDAYASYAVNRHLDLRLNLNNLNNAYYYDRLGGGHVVPGAARSALVSFGIRF, from the coding sequence ATGCGTATCAGGATCAAGCGCCGCACCGCGCCGCGGCGGGATTATGCCCAGAGATGGCCGATCGCCTACCGCTGGCTGGCGACCGGTGTGCTGGTGGCTTACACAGCCGTGGGCAGCACTGTCGTGGCCAACGCGCAGACCGGCTCCTCCGCCCAGGGGCCGGCGGCGCAGGCGCTGTCGCTGGAGGTCAGGCGGTATGACATCCCGGCGGGCACGCTGGGAGAGGCGCTGGCGGCGCTGGAGACCGCAAGTGGTTTGCAATTTGAGATTCGCAAGTCCGGAATCAGGGACCTTGCATCGCCCGGCGTCTCGGGTCTGTATACGCTGCAGCAGGCGTTGCAGCAGGCGTTGAAGGGCACGCGAGTCGTGTATTCCAATGCCGGCACGGGCGTCGTGGCGCTGGACCTGGAGGGCCTCAACTCCACGTTGGAGGTGCAGGAGCGGGTCCTGATGACCTCGCCGCACTACACGGAGCCATTGCGGAACACGCCGCAAACGATCACGGTGATCCCGAAGGAGCTGATTGAGCAGCAGGGCGCCACGACGCTGCGCGACGTGTTGCGCAATGTGCCGGGATTGACGATGACGGCCGGAGAGGGCGGTACGCCGGCGGGGGACAATCTGAACCTGCGCGGCTTCAGCGCGCGCAACGACCTGTTTGTCGATGGCTCGAGAGACCTGGGTCCGCAGGCTCGCGATCCGTTCAACATGGAGCAGGTGGAGGTGGTGAAGGGACCGCAGTCGGCGTTCACGGGCCGCGGGTCGGCGGGCGGCTCCATCAACATGGTGAGCAAGGCTCCGGGGCTGAAGCCGGTGTATGGCGGCAGCGTGATGTTCGGCACGGACGGGACGAAGCGGTTCTCGGCCGATGTGAACACGCCCGTGCGGTTCCTGGGGGAGCGCACCGGCTTCCGGCTGAACCTGCTGTCGCACGACGGCGGCGTGGCGGGCCGTGATGTTGTCAACAACCAGCGCTGGGGCTTCGCGCCATCGCTGGCCTTCGGGCTGGGCTCGCCGACGCGCCTCACCCTGAGCTACTACAAGCTGAAGCAGGACAACATTCCCGACTACGGCATTCCGTGGGTACCGAACACGAATACGGTGCTGACGGGGTATCTGGACAAGCCGGCTCCGGTGCCGCGCGAGACGTTCTATGGGCTGGCGAACCGCGATTACGAGCGGCTGAGCTCGGACATGGCGACGGTGCGGTTCGAACACGACTTCAGCGACAACCTGTCGTTCCGGAATCAGTTCCGCTACGGCAAATCGAAGCGCGATTCGCTGGCGACGCCGCCACGGTTCCTGAACACGACATCAACCACGATCAACCGCGAGGCGCGCGCCTGGTACACGGAAGACGACATCTACGACAACCAGGCGGATGTGAGAGGGACGGCGACCACCGGCAAGGTCCGTCACGCCTACAACGCGGGCTTCGTGCTGACTCATGAGGCAAACCTGCGGACGGCGCGGACGGTGACGGGCACGTCGACTACTACGCTGTTGAATCCGAATGCCGAGGATCCCTTCACCGGCGTCTATACGAACAGCCCGTACATTGGGGATGTGAAGGGCAACACGCAGGCCGTGTATGCCTTCGACACGCTGAAGTTCGGACGCAAATGGGAGGCGAGCGGCGGCCTGCGCTGGGAGAGGTTCGACGTCGATGGCGTGAACACCACGCCGGCGGCGGTGACGCGCGTCGACAAGATGCTCTCGGGCCGCACGGGCCTGGTATTCAAGCCGGGCGAGCATGGCAGCCTCTACGCATCGTACGGAACGTCGATGAACCCTTCGCTGGAGGGCCTGACCTACGGTGTGGCGAATACGGCGATCCAGCCGGAGAAGACCTATACGGTGGAGGGCGGCTCGAAGTGGGACCTGTTCGGCGAGCGGCTGTCGCTGACGGGCGCGGTGTTCCGGGTGGACAAGACCAACGCGAGGACACCGGGGCTGAATCCGGACGATCCGCCGCAGGTGCTGCAGGGCACGCAGCGGGTATCGGGCCTTGAAAGCGGTGTTTCGGGCAAGCTGACGCGCAACCTGAGCCTGTTCGGCGCCTATACGTTCATGGACGCTGAGATCGTGAAGTCGAACACGCCGGCGGAAGTGGGCCGGGCCATTCAGAACGCTCCGCAGAATTCGTTCAATCTGTGGGCGAGCTACCGGTACAAGCGGCTGATGTTCGGCGGCGGGCCGCGCGTGGTGGGCAAGCGGTATGGGAACAACACGAACACGCGCTGGGTGGACAAGTACTGGACGATGGACGCCTATGCGTCGTATGCGGTGAACCGGCATCTGGACCTGCGGCTGAACCTCAACAACCTGAATAATGCCTATTACTACGACCGTTTGGGCGGCGGCCATGTGGTGCCGGGCGCGGCGCGATCGGCGCTGGTCAGCTTTGGGATCCGGTTCTAG
- a CDS encoding ATP-binding protein, which produces MLPDYEKLGAFYLGRLKDTDQTLLYDSKDLTTHAVCVGMTGSGKTGLCLGLLEEAAIDGIPALVIDPKGDLANLLLTFPALEAADFEPWVNPDEARNKGLEVPAFAAAEAEKWKKGLAQWGQDGARIQRLRDACEFAVYTPGSDAGIPVSIIKSFDAPSQAILDDREALRDRVSSTATSLLALAGIDADPVQSREHILLSTILDTAWRAGASLDLASIIGQIQKPPFQRVGVLDLDSFYPAKERFGLAMALNNLLASPGFEAWLNGDPLDIDAMLWTPKGKPRISIFSIAHLSDTERMFFVSLLLNQTLSWVRSQSGTSSLRALLYMDEIFGYFPPIANPPSKKPLLTLLKQARAFGLGVVLATQNPVDLDYKGLGNTGTWFIGRLQTERDKARVLEGLEGAAASTGAKFDRGAMEQILAGLGNRVFLLNNVHEDGPVLFQTRWTLSYLRGPLARPEIKRLMQAAPRAVVDDAVVAEVPGESSTVPVLPPDVSQLFVPLKGSVLSYEPRILGVARVQFADAKLGVDEVRDCLYACPITDEAIPVDWPQAEALDVPLNDLEKTPTDGATFAELPAIAARGKNYAIWQKSFATWLFQNQSLELLRSPSTGELSRIGEAERDFRLRIQQSAREARDGQIQDLRAKYAPKLQTLDDRLQRAQLKLEQEKAQATSQTLSSVLSIGTSILGAFMGRKTISAANINRIGTAARAATKIGKERGDVGLATDTVESVQARLQELNQQLADEIAAIPEVGNEEFGSITLKPKKTGIQVQLVSLVWM; this is translated from the coding sequence ATGCTGCCTGACTATGAGAAGCTCGGCGCCTTCTACCTGGGCCGTTTGAAGGACACAGACCAGACCCTGTTGTACGACAGCAAGGACCTCACGACGCATGCCGTGTGCGTGGGGATGACGGGCTCCGGCAAGACCGGTCTGTGCCTGGGCCTGCTGGAAGAGGCGGCGATCGACGGGATTCCGGCGCTGGTGATCGATCCCAAGGGCGACCTGGCGAACCTGCTGCTGACGTTCCCTGCCCTGGAGGCGGCCGACTTCGAGCCCTGGGTGAACCCGGACGAGGCGCGGAACAAGGGGCTGGAAGTGCCGGCGTTTGCGGCCGCCGAAGCCGAGAAGTGGAAGAAGGGCCTGGCGCAGTGGGGGCAGGATGGCGCGCGGATCCAGCGGCTGCGCGATGCGTGCGAGTTCGCGGTGTATACGCCGGGCTCCGATGCGGGCATCCCGGTCTCCATCATCAAGTCGTTCGATGCGCCATCGCAGGCGATCCTGGACGACCGTGAAGCGCTGAGGGACCGTGTGAGCTCCACGGCTACGTCGCTGCTGGCGCTGGCCGGGATCGATGCCGATCCGGTGCAGTCGCGCGAGCACATCCTGCTGTCGACGATCCTGGACACGGCGTGGCGGGCGGGCGCGAGCCTCGACCTGGCGTCCATCATCGGGCAGATCCAGAAGCCGCCGTTCCAGCGCGTGGGCGTGCTGGATCTCGATTCCTTCTACCCGGCGAAGGAGCGGTTCGGACTGGCGATGGCGTTGAACAATCTGCTGGCGTCGCCGGGCTTCGAGGCGTGGCTCAACGGGGATCCGCTCGACATCGACGCGATGCTGTGGACGCCCAAGGGCAAGCCTCGCATCAGCATCTTCTCCATCGCGCACCTCAGCGATACGGAGCGCATGTTCTTCGTCTCCCTGCTACTGAACCAGACCCTGTCGTGGGTGCGCAGCCAGAGCGGCACGTCGTCGCTGCGGGCTCTGCTCTACATGGACGAGATCTTCGGGTACTTCCCGCCGATTGCGAATCCGCCGTCGAAGAAGCCGCTGCTGACGCTGCTGAAGCAGGCGCGGGCGTTCGGGTTGGGCGTGGTGCTGGCGACGCAGAATCCGGTGGACCTGGACTACAAGGGGTTGGGCAACACCGGCACGTGGTTCATTGGCCGGCTGCAGACGGAACGGGACAAGGCGCGGGTGCTGGAAGGGCTGGAAGGCGCAGCGGCTTCGACCGGCGCGAAGTTCGATCGCGGCGCGATGGAGCAGATCCTGGCCGGGCTGGGCAATCGCGTCTTCCTGCTGAATAACGTGCACGAGGACGGCCCGGTGCTGTTCCAGACGCGTTGGACGCTGTCTTACCTGCGGGGTCCTCTGGCGCGGCCGGAGATCAAGCGGCTGATGCAGGCCGCGCCACGGGCAGTGGTCGATGATGCCGTGGTGGCGGAGGTGCCGGGCGAGTCGTCGACGGTGCCGGTGCTGCCTCCGGATGTGAGCCAGTTGTTCGTGCCGTTGAAGGGCTCCGTGCTGAGCTATGAGCCGCGGATCCTCGGCGTCGCCCGCGTGCAGTTTGCCGATGCCAAGCTGGGCGTCGATGAGGTGCGCGATTGTCTCTACGCCTGCCCCATCACGGATGAGGCGATTCCGGTGGACTGGCCACAGGCCGAGGCGCTGGACGTGCCCCTGAACGATCTGGAGAAGACGCCCACGGATGGGGCGACCTTTGCGGAACTGCCGGCGATTGCGGCTCGCGGGAAGAACTATGCCATCTGGCAGAAGTCGTTCGCGACCTGGCTGTTCCAGAACCAGTCGCTGGAACTGTTGCGGAGCCCGTCGACGGGTGAGCTTTCGCGGATCGGCGAAGCGGAACGGGACTTCCGGCTGCGGATCCAGCAGTCGGCTCGCGAGGCGCGGGATGGGCAGATCCAGGATCTGCGGGCGAAGTACGCGCCGAAGCTCCAGACGCTGGATGACCGATTGCAGCGGGCGCAGTTGAAACTGGAGCAGGAGAAGGCGCAGGCGACCTCGCAGACGTTGAGCTCCGTGCTGTCCATCGGCACCTCGATCCTGGGGGCGTTCATGGGCCGCAAGACGATCAGCGCCGCCAACATCAACCGCATCGGCACGGCCGCGCGGGCGGCGACGAAGATCGGCAAGGAGCGCGGCGACGTGGGGCTGGCTACGGATACGGTGGAGAGCGTGCAGGCCCGGTTGCAGGAGCTGAATCAGCAACTGGCGGACGAGATTGCAGCCATTCCCGAAGTCGGCAACGAGGAGTTCGGCTCCATCACTTTGAAGCCGAAGAAGACGGGCATCCAGGTGCAGTTGGTCTCGCTGGTCTGGATGTAG
- a CDS encoding PepSY-associated TM helix domain-containing protein, which produces MTFRKTIFWLHLISGCVAGVIVLIMSVTGVLLTYERQTIDWFDRGLRAPQQPGRPRMPLEALLAAQPAAPTTVTLRAEPGEPVMLTYGREGTVYVDAYTGATLGKGHTGVRKFFQSMTSWHRWLGQEGPGRQTARAITGACNLAFLFLLMSGLVLWWPRRWTAASLRAVTWFNGQATGKARDFNWHNVIGFWSLAPLLLVVASGVVMSYPWANALLYRMTGSELPVQGAGGGSGGGPPRGEGRGPRGEERRPAAPSYEGLDLLVENAKRQDPEWRVLSFRPAGPRRAPLAFTLDRAERGRPDLRTTVTLDRESGEAVKLERFSDQSAGRRLRTWVRWVHTGEAGGVTGQTVAGLVSLGGVFLVYTGVALSLRRLAAWRRRRGRQADVVETAKADRLG; this is translated from the coding sequence ATGACCTTCCGCAAGACCATTTTCTGGCTCCACCTGATCTCCGGCTGCGTGGCCGGGGTGATTGTCCTGATCATGTCGGTGACGGGTGTGCTGCTGACTTACGAGCGGCAGACGATCGACTGGTTCGACCGTGGATTGCGGGCGCCTCAACAGCCGGGCCGGCCGAGGATGCCGCTGGAAGCGTTATTGGCGGCGCAGCCCGCGGCCCCCACGACGGTGACGCTGCGGGCTGAACCGGGTGAGCCGGTGATGCTGACGTACGGACGGGAAGGCACAGTGTACGTCGATGCGTACACGGGCGCGACGCTGGGCAAGGGGCATACGGGGGTCCGGAAGTTCTTCCAGTCGATGACGTCGTGGCATCGCTGGCTGGGGCAGGAAGGACCGGGGCGGCAGACGGCGCGGGCGATTACGGGTGCGTGCAATCTGGCGTTTCTGTTCCTGTTGATGAGCGGGCTGGTGCTGTGGTGGCCGAGGCGCTGGACCGCAGCGTCGTTGCGGGCCGTCACGTGGTTCAACGGCCAGGCGACGGGCAAGGCGCGCGATTTCAACTGGCACAACGTGATCGGGTTCTGGTCGCTGGCGCCGCTGTTGCTGGTGGTGGCCAGCGGAGTGGTGATGTCGTATCCATGGGCCAATGCCCTGCTGTACCGGATGACCGGCAGCGAACTGCCGGTGCAGGGCGCAGGTGGTGGGTCAGGAGGAGGCCCACCGCGTGGGGAGGGGCGCGGGCCGCGCGGCGAAGAACGCCGGCCGGCCGCCCCCTCCTATGAGGGGCTCGATCTGCTGGTGGAGAACGCCAAGCGGCAGGACCCGGAGTGGCGGGTGCTGAGCTTCCGGCCGGCCGGGCCGCGACGGGCTCCGCTGGCCTTCACCCTGGACCGGGCGGAACGCGGGCGTCCGGACCTGCGAACCACGGTGACGCTGGACCGCGAGTCCGGCGAGGCCGTCAAGCTGGAGCGGTTCTCCGACCAGAGTGCGGGCCGGCGGCTGCGGACCTGGGTGCGGTGGGTGCATACGGGCGAGGCCGGCGGCGTGACGGGGCAGACCGTGGCGGGGTTGGTGTCGCTGGGCGGGGTGTTCCTGGTCTATACGGGCGTGGCATTGTCGCTGCGGCGGCTGGCGGCGTGGAGGCGGCGGCGAGGCCGCCAAGCCGACGTCGTGGAGACGGCCAAGGCAGACAGGCTGGGTTAG
- a CDS encoding Fe2+-dependent dioxygenase — protein sequence MLLQIPDVLTLEQVAYCRRLLDEANWIDGRVTAGPQSGLVKNNQQLPEDLPAARAMGDLILAALERNPLFMAAALPAKVFPPLFNRYAGGQSFGNHVDNAIRQVSGTPHRIRTDLSATLFFAGPEEYEGGELVVEDTYGAHSVKLPPGHLILYPSTSLHHVRPVTQGARICSFFWLQSMVRDDGERTLMFDLDMAIQRLSEEAPQHPSVVGLTAVYHNLLRRWADV from the coding sequence ATGCTGCTGCAGATCCCGGATGTACTGACTTTGGAGCAGGTGGCGTACTGCCGCCGCCTGCTGGATGAAGCGAACTGGATTGACGGGCGGGTGACGGCCGGGCCGCAGTCCGGCCTGGTAAAGAACAACCAGCAACTGCCGGAGGATCTTCCGGCGGCGCGGGCGATGGGCGACCTGATCCTGGCGGCGCTGGAGAGGAATCCGCTGTTCATGGCGGCGGCGCTGCCGGCCAAGGTGTTTCCACCACTGTTCAACCGCTATGCGGGCGGGCAGTCGTTCGGCAACCACGTGGATAACGCGATCCGGCAGGTGAGCGGGACTCCGCATCGGATCCGGACGGACCTGTCGGCGACGCTGTTTTTCGCTGGACCGGAGGAGTATGAAGGGGGCGAACTGGTGGTGGAGGATACGTACGGCGCGCACAGCGTGAAGCTGCCTCCGGGCCATCTGATCCTATACCCCTCGACCAGCCTGCACCATGTCAGGCCGGTGACGCAGGGGGCGCGCATCTGCTCGTTCTTCTGGCTGCAGAGCATGGTGCGGGACGACGGCGAGCGGACGCTGATGTTCGACCTGGACATGGCGATCCAGCGGCTGTCGGAGGAGGCTCCGCAGCATCCTTCCGTGGTGGGCTTGACCGCTGTGTATCACAATCTGCTGCGCCGCTGGGCTGACGTGTAG
- a CDS encoding peptidylprolyl isomerase — protein sequence MRVLLIVMLGGAVWAQAPAAAPAKQAPTQASPAKPAAAKPAATPAAAPAKPAAAPAAAAKPAGADPIVFSAGAKKMTKTQFDDMMANLPANLKNQLGGNTPEARRKLAEQLSEIYTYAAEARKLKIDENPSVKLQLQLQAESFLASNLYQRLLEQNKPTEAAEKAWFEAHKDEFASAKARHILIRFKGSRVPLKKDQKDLTEEEALAKTNEIREKIAKGEDFATLAKAESDDTGSGAMGGDLGGAFGKGKMVPQFDQAVFSLPIGELSQPVKTQFGYHLIQVQERGAKPFDEVKPEIERRLQSEAAQKAMDAIKAAGKPVLDPTYFGAAGPAVPTEKQ from the coding sequence ATGCGAGTTCTCCTTATTGTGATGCTTGGCGGCGCCGTATGGGCGCAGGCACCTGCCGCCGCCCCCGCGAAGCAGGCGCCGACTCAGGCATCTCCGGCCAAGCCGGCGGCCGCAAAACCGGCTGCCACCCCGGCCGCGGCTCCCGCAAAGCCCGCCGCCGCTCCCGCCGCCGCTGCCAAGCCGGCCGGCGCCGACCCCATCGTCTTCTCCGCCGGTGCGAAGAAGATGACGAAAACGCAGTTCGACGACATGATGGCGAACCTCCCGGCCAACCTCAAGAACCAGTTGGGCGGCAACACCCCGGAAGCGCGCCGTAAGCTGGCAGAGCAGCTCAGCGAGATCTACACCTACGCCGCCGAGGCCCGCAAGCTCAAGATCGACGAGAACCCCTCAGTGAAGCTCCAGCTCCAACTGCAGGCCGAAAGCTTCCTCGCCTCCAACCTCTATCAGCGGCTCCTGGAACAGAACAAGCCGACCGAAGCCGCCGAGAAGGCCTGGTTCGAGGCCCATAAGGACGAGTTCGCCAGCGCCAAGGCCCGCCACATCCTCATCCGCTTCAAGGGGTCCCGCGTTCCCCTGAAGAAGGACCAGAAGGACCTGACGGAAGAAGAGGCGCTCGCCAAGACCAACGAGATCCGCGAGAAGATCGCCAAGGGCGAGGACTTCGCCACGCTCGCCAAGGCCGAGTCGGACGACACCGGCAGCGGCGCCATGGGCGGCGATCTGGGCGGCGCGTTCGGCAAAGGTAAGATGGTGCCCCAGTTCGACCAGGCCGTCTTCTCCCTCCCGATCGGCGAGCTCAGCCAGCCGGTGAAGACTCAGTTCGGCTACCACCTGATCCAGGTGCAGGAACGTGGCGCCAAGCCCTTCGACGAAGTGAAGCCCGAGATCGAACGCCGCCTGCAGTCGGAAGCCGCACAGAAGGCGATGGACGCCATCAAGGCAGCCGGCAAGCCGGTGCTGGATCCGACCTACTTTGGGGCGGCCGGACCCGCGGTGCCCACCGAAAAGCAGTAG